The Mesorhizobium sp. B1-1-8 genome contains a region encoding:
- a CDS encoding TadE/TadG family type IV pilus assembly protein — protein sequence MSRDPAPGKGVGKGAGAKPRHGFFSDKRGSTAMEFAMLAIPFALLVFAILESCISFAGQEVMANITDDVARQLRTGQLKKATVTEASIKQLICSRLEIMVAKNCPGLLVDLHEYATFADAATAGFKIVNGDIVLTQGTNPTAFGVSPGLAESKNMLRVFYKWPVMTDFMAKQMANLKDGNTLHFASVTWQNEPFDD from the coding sequence ATGAGCAGGGATCCGGCACCCGGCAAGGGCGTGGGCAAGGGGGCGGGAGCGAAGCCCCGCCATGGCTTTTTCAGCGACAAACGCGGCAGCACGGCGATGGAGTTCGCAATGCTGGCCATTCCGTTTGCGCTGCTCGTTTTCGCCATCCTCGAAAGCTGCATCTCATTCGCCGGCCAGGAGGTGATGGCCAACATTACCGACGATGTCGCGCGCCAGTTGCGGACCGGGCAGCTGAAGAAGGCAACCGTGACCGAGGCCTCGATCAAGCAGCTGATCTGCAGCAGGCTGGAGATCATGGTTGCCAAGAATTGCCCGGGATTGCTGGTGGACCTGCACGAATATGCGACCTTCGCCGACGCCGCCACGGCGGGCTTCAAGATCGTGAACGGCGACATTGTGCTGACGCAAGGCACAAACCCGACGGCCTTCGGCGTATCGCCGGGGTTGGCGGAATCAAAGAATATGCTGCGGGTTTTCTATAAATGGCCCGTAATGACGGATTTCATGGCCAAGCAGATGGCCAACCTCAAGGACGGCAACACGCTGCATTTTGCCTCCGTGACCTGGCAGAACGAACCGTTCGACGACTGA